From Mus musculus strain C57BL/6J chromosome 8, GRCm38.p6 C57BL/6J, a single genomic window includes:
- the Naxd gene encoding ATP-dependent (S)-NAD(P)H-hydrate dehydratase isoform X1, with protein sequence MGVRCVAIRACGGGKIDPGVPRMAVHACGAAAAVVALLSAAIALQWSPLYAVLQRALSLHTAHATKDMENLFQLVRNIVPALTSKKHKGQDGRIGIVGGCQEYTGAPYFAGISALKVGADLTHVFCAREAAPVIKSYSPELIVHPVLDSSNAVEEVEKWLPRLHALVVGPGLGRDDLLLNNVRGILESTKARDIPVVIDADGLWLVAQQPALIHSYHKAILTPNHVEFSRLWEAVLSSPMDSNDLKGSTLKLSQALGNITVVQKGEQDLISNGQQAPAHSWWLPGAPAHSQGSVTGRPSRSTGALQPLPT encoded by the exons ATGGGAGTCCGCTGTGTGGCAATCCGCGCCTGCGGGGGAGGTAAGATCGATCCGGGCGTCCCGCGGATGGCCGTTCACGCCTGTGGGGCTGCGGCGGCCGTGGTGGCGCTGCTTTCCGCCGCGATCGCGCTCCAGTGGTCGCCGCTGTACGCAG TTTTACAGAGAGCACTGTCTCTCCATACAGCACATGCGACAAAGGACATGGAGAACCTTTTTCAGCTGGTGAGAAACATTGTGCCTGCTCTGACGTCGAAGAAGCACAAGGGGCAAGATGGAAGAATAGGCATAGTCGGGGGCTGCCAAGA GTACACAGGAGCACCATATTTTGCAGGAATCTCAGCCTTGAAAGTG GGTGCAGATTTGACCCACGTGTTCTGTGCCAGGGAGGCAGCGCCAGTGATCAAGTCCTACAGCCCAGAGCTGATCGTCCACCCAGTCCT TGACAGTTCCAATGCTGTTGAGgaggtggagaaatggctcccCAGGCTGCATGCCCTTGTCGTGGGACCTGGCCTAGGTAGGGATGACCTTCTTCTCAACAATGTCAGG GGCATTTTGGAATCAACCAAGGCCAGGGACATCCCTGTGGTCATTGATGCG GACGGCCTGTGGCTCGTTGCTCAGCAGCCAGCCCTCATCCATAGTTACCACAAGGCCATTCTCACCCCCAACCACGTGGAGTTCAGCAGACTCTGGGAAGCTGTG CTCAGTAGTCCTATGGACAGCAACGATCTCAAGGGCTCCACACTGAAGCTCAGCCAGGCCCTGGGGAACATCACAGTGGTCCAGAAAGGAGAGCAGGACCTGATCTCCAATGGCCAGCAGG CTCCAGCCCACTCCTGGTGGCTGCCTGGGGCGCCTGCACACTCACAAGGGAGTGTAACCGGCAGGCCTTCCAGAAGTACGGGCGCTCTACAACCACTACCGACATGA
- the Naxd gene encoding ATP-dependent (S)-NAD(P)H-hydrate dehydratase isoform 1 (isoform 1 is encoded by transcript variant 1) — translation MGVRCVAIRACGGGKIDPGVPRMAVHACGAAAAVVALLSAAIALQWSPLYAVLQRALSLHTAHATKDMENLFQLVRNIVPALTSKKHKGQDGRIGIVGGCQEYTGAPYFAGISALKVGADLTHVFCAREAAPVIKSYSPELIVHPVLDSSNAVEEVEKWLPRLHALVVGPGLGRDDLLLNNVRGILESTKARDIPVVIDADGLWLVAQQPALIHSYHKAILTPNHVEFSRLWEAVLSSPMDSNDLKGSTLKLSQALGNITVVQKGEQDLISNGQQVLVCNQEGSSRRCGGQGDLLSGSLGVMVHWALRAGPEKTNGSSPLLVAAWGACTLTRECNRQAFQKYGRSTTTTDMITEVGTAFSRLFTT, via the exons ATGGGAGTCCGCTGTGTGGCAATCCGCGCCTGCGGGGGAGGTAAGATCGATCCGGGCGTCCCGCGGATGGCCGTTCACGCCTGTGGGGCTGCGGCGGCCGTGGTGGCGCTGCTTTCCGCCGCGATCGCGCTCCAGTGGTCGCCGCTGTACGCAG TTTTACAGAGAGCACTGTCTCTCCATACAGCACATGCGACAAAGGACATGGAGAACCTTTTTCAGCTGGTGAGAAACATTGTGCCTGCTCTGACGTCGAAGAAGCACAAGGGGCAAGATGGAAGAATAGGCATAGTCGGGGGCTGCCAAGA GTACACAGGAGCACCATATTTTGCAGGAATCTCAGCCTTGAAAGTG GGTGCAGATTTGACCCACGTGTTCTGTGCCAGGGAGGCAGCGCCAGTGATCAAGTCCTACAGCCCAGAGCTGATCGTCCACCCAGTCCT TGACAGTTCCAATGCTGTTGAGgaggtggagaaatggctcccCAGGCTGCATGCCCTTGTCGTGGGACCTGGCCTAGGTAGGGATGACCTTCTTCTCAACAATGTCAGG GGCATTTTGGAATCAACCAAGGCCAGGGACATCCCTGTGGTCATTGATGCG GACGGCCTGTGGCTCGTTGCTCAGCAGCCAGCCCTCATCCATAGTTACCACAAGGCCATTCTCACCCCCAACCACGTGGAGTTCAGCAGACTCTGGGAAGCTGTG CTCAGTAGTCCTATGGACAGCAACGATCTCAAGGGCTCCACACTGAAGCTCAGCCAGGCCCTGGGGAACATCACAGTGGTCCAGAAAGGAGAGCAGGACCTGATCTCCAATGGCCAGCAGG TGCTTGTGTGTAACCAAGAAGGCAGCAGTCGCAGGTGTGGCGGGCAAGGCGATCTCCTGTCAGGCTCCCTGGGTGTCATGGTGCACTGGGCCCTCCGTGCTGGACCAGAGAAAACAAATGG CTCCAGCCCACTCCTGGTGGCTGCCTGGGGCGCCTGCACACTCACAAGGGAGTGTAACCGGCAGGCCTTCCAGAAGTACGGGCGCTCTACAACCACTACCGACATGATCACAGAGGTAGGAACTGCCTTCAGCAGGCTCTTCACGACCTGA
- the Naxd gene encoding ATP-dependent (S)-NAD(P)H-hydrate dehydratase isoform 3 (isoform 3 is encoded by transcript variant 3), whose product MGVRCVAIRACGGVLQRALSLHTAHATKDMENLFQLVRNIVPALTSKKHKGQDGRIGIVGGCQEYTGAPYFAGISALKVGADLTHVFCAREAAPVIKSYSPELIVHPVLDSSNAVEEVEKWLPRLHALVVGPGLGRDDLLLNNVRGILESTKARDIPVVIDADGLWLVAQQPALIHSYHKAILTPNHVEFSRLWEAVLSSPMDSNDLKGSTLKLSQALGNITVVQKGEQDLISNGQQAPAHSWWLPGAPAHSQGSVTGRPSRSTGALQPLPT is encoded by the exons ATGGGAGTCCGCTGTGTGGCAATCCGCGCCTGCGGGGGAG TTTTACAGAGAGCACTGTCTCTCCATACAGCACATGCGACAAAGGACATGGAGAACCTTTTTCAGCTGGTGAGAAACATTGTGCCTGCTCTGACGTCGAAGAAGCACAAGGGGCAAGATGGAAGAATAGGCATAGTCGGGGGCTGCCAAGA GTACACAGGAGCACCATATTTTGCAGGAATCTCAGCCTTGAAAGTG GGTGCAGATTTGACCCACGTGTTCTGTGCCAGGGAGGCAGCGCCAGTGATCAAGTCCTACAGCCCAGAGCTGATCGTCCACCCAGTCCT TGACAGTTCCAATGCTGTTGAGgaggtggagaaatggctcccCAGGCTGCATGCCCTTGTCGTGGGACCTGGCCTAGGTAGGGATGACCTTCTTCTCAACAATGTCAGG GGCATTTTGGAATCAACCAAGGCCAGGGACATCCCTGTGGTCATTGATGCG GACGGCCTGTGGCTCGTTGCTCAGCAGCCAGCCCTCATCCATAGTTACCACAAGGCCATTCTCACCCCCAACCACGTGGAGTTCAGCAGACTCTGGGAAGCTGTG CTCAGTAGTCCTATGGACAGCAACGATCTCAAGGGCTCCACACTGAAGCTCAGCCAGGCCCTGGGGAACATCACAGTGGTCCAGAAAGGAGAGCAGGACCTGATCTCCAATGGCCAGCAGG CTCCAGCCCACTCCTGGTGGCTGCCTGGGGCGCCTGCACACTCACAAGGGAGTGTAACCGGCAGGCCTTCCAGAAGTACGGGCGCTCTACAACCACTACCGACATGA
- the Naxd gene encoding ATP-dependent (S)-NAD(P)H-hydrate dehydratase isoform 2 (isoform 2 is encoded by transcript variant 2) has protein sequence MGVRCVAIRACGGVLQRALSLHTAHATKDMENLFQLVRNIVPALTSKKHKGQDGRIGIVGGCQEYTGAPYFAGISALKVGADLTHVFCAREAAPVIKSYSPELIVHPVLDSSNAVEEVEKWLPRLHALVVGPGLGRDDLLLNNVRGILESTKARDIPVVIDADGLWLVAQQPALIHSYHKAILTPNHVEFSRLWEAVLSSPMDSNDLKGSTLKLSQALGNITVVQKGEQDLISNGQQVLVCNQEGSSRRCGGQGDLLSGSLGVMVHWALRAGPEKTNGSSPLLVAAWGACTLTRECNRQAFQKYGRSTTTTDMITEVGTAFSRLFTT, from the exons ATGGGAGTCCGCTGTGTGGCAATCCGCGCCTGCGGGGGAG TTTTACAGAGAGCACTGTCTCTCCATACAGCACATGCGACAAAGGACATGGAGAACCTTTTTCAGCTGGTGAGAAACATTGTGCCTGCTCTGACGTCGAAGAAGCACAAGGGGCAAGATGGAAGAATAGGCATAGTCGGGGGCTGCCAAGA GTACACAGGAGCACCATATTTTGCAGGAATCTCAGCCTTGAAAGTG GGTGCAGATTTGACCCACGTGTTCTGTGCCAGGGAGGCAGCGCCAGTGATCAAGTCCTACAGCCCAGAGCTGATCGTCCACCCAGTCCT TGACAGTTCCAATGCTGTTGAGgaggtggagaaatggctcccCAGGCTGCATGCCCTTGTCGTGGGACCTGGCCTAGGTAGGGATGACCTTCTTCTCAACAATGTCAGG GGCATTTTGGAATCAACCAAGGCCAGGGACATCCCTGTGGTCATTGATGCG GACGGCCTGTGGCTCGTTGCTCAGCAGCCAGCCCTCATCCATAGTTACCACAAGGCCATTCTCACCCCCAACCACGTGGAGTTCAGCAGACTCTGGGAAGCTGTG CTCAGTAGTCCTATGGACAGCAACGATCTCAAGGGCTCCACACTGAAGCTCAGCCAGGCCCTGGGGAACATCACAGTGGTCCAGAAAGGAGAGCAGGACCTGATCTCCAATGGCCAGCAGG TGCTTGTGTGTAACCAAGAAGGCAGCAGTCGCAGGTGTGGCGGGCAAGGCGATCTCCTGTCAGGCTCCCTGGGTGTCATGGTGCACTGGGCCCTCCGTGCTGGACCAGAGAAAACAAATGG CTCCAGCCCACTCCTGGTGGCTGCCTGGGGCGCCTGCACACTCACAAGGGAGTGTAACCGGCAGGCCTTCCAGAAGTACGGGCGCTCTACAACCACTACCGACATGATCACAGAGGTAGGAACTGCCTTCAGCAGGCTCTTCACGACCTGA